A window of the Brassica napus cultivar Da-Ae chromosome A2, Da-Ae, whole genome shotgun sequence genome harbors these coding sequences:
- the LOC125587830 gene encoding transcription factor bHLH49-like, with protein MDVNEKEEFSGEKRNTGYDSADNHPSDWRISGSNPVSAPPFGSYSTENLITASCSPSQMMDSFGQTLWYDPTNVQAVGYGGFSGGHPSSSSSSCLRGNMDRSLEMGWSMPNLLPPKGNGLFLPNASSFLPPSMAQFPADSGFIERAARFSLFSDMVNQPLGNPESVGLFLQGQCPSSEVNVGVATTAMKDPNVRSSEQASKPNVSEDTQSSGQKGGETSSKDSKKRKRNRQNSEAEQSQKSEEEAENNGDKKGNDEQSPNSPGNKTNSGKQQGKQASDPKDGYIHVRARRGQATNSHSLAERVRREKISERMKFLQDLVPGCNKVTGKAVMLDEIINYVQSLQRQVEFLSMKLATVNPQMDFNLEALLAKDVRELPLRGGSSSATPFPQNMPMVCPPLPHGFMQQTLSSIGRNITSPLSPMNGGYKRQETNGWEGDLQNVIHINYGAGDVPSDPEAAATATASLPSSNMKVEP; from the exons ATGGATGTAAATGAGAAAGAAGAGTTTTCAGGAGAGAAGAGGAACACTGGTTACGATTCAGCTGATAATCATCCATCAGATTGGCGAATCTCTGGTTCTAATCCCGTTTCTGCGCCGCCCTTTGGCTCATACTCTACAGAGAATCTGATCACAGCGTCTTGTTCTCCATCTCAAATGATGGACTCGTTTGGGCAAACTCTTTGGTATGATCCCACAAATGTtcaagctgtgggttatggcgGTTTCAGTGGTGGTCACCCctcatcttcttcgtcttcttgcCTTAGGGGTAATATGGATAGATCTCTTGAAATGGGTTGGAGTATGCCTAATCTGTTGCCTCCTAAAGGCAATGGTCTTTTCTTGCCGAATGCGAGTAGCTTCCTTCCTCCTAGCATGGCTCAGTTCCCGGCTGATTCAGGGTTTATAGAGCGTGCAGCGAGGTTTTCGCTCTTTAGTGATATGGTGAACCAACCACTTGGGAATCCGGAGTCTGTTGGTTTGTTTCTTCAAGGGCAGTGTCCGAGTAGTGAAGTAAATGTTGGTGTAGCTACTACAGCAATGAAAGACCCTAATGTTAGATCTAGTGAACAAGCTAGTAAACCAAATGTGTCGGAGGATACTCAGTCTAGTGGTCAGAAAGGTGGGGAAACCTCTTCCAAAGActcaaagaagaggaaaagaaaTAGACAG AATTCTGAAGCAGAACAGTCACAGAAATCTGAGGAAGAAGCAGAGAACAATGGTGATAAGAAGGGGAATGATGAGCAAAGTCCAAACTCGCCTGGCAACAAAACTAACAGTGGGAAACAACAGGGCAAACAAGCGTCTGATCCCAAAGATGGGTACATTCATGTGAGAGCGCGTAGAGGCCAGGCTACAAATAGCCACAGTCTTGCAGAAAGA GTGAGGAGAGAAAAAATTAGTGAGAGGATGAAGTTTCTTCAAGATCTTGTACCTGGTTGCAACAAG GTGACTGGAAAGGCAGTTATGCTTGACGAAATTATAAACTATGTGCAGTCTCTACAACGCCAAGTTGAG TTTTTATCGATGAAGCTTGCAACTGTGAACCCACAAATGGACTTTAACCTTGAAGCTCTTCTTGCAAAAGATGTAAGAGAGCTTCCGCTACGAGGTGGTTCTTCATCTGCAACACCGTTTCCGCAAAACATGCCGATGGTTTGTCCTCCTCTACCACATGGATTCATGCAACAGACCCTTTCAAGCATTGGAAGGAACATTACCTCTCCGTTGTCTCCCATGAATGGTGGATACAAGCGACAG GAAACAAATGGATGGGAAGGTGATTTGCAAAATGTGATACACATTAACTATGGAGCTGGTGATGTCCCATCTGACCCTGAAGCGGCAGCAACAGCTACTG CATCTCTTCCATCTTCAAACATGAAGGTTGAGCCATGA